One window of the Esox lucius isolate fEsoLuc1 chromosome 8, fEsoLuc1.pri, whole genome shotgun sequence genome contains the following:
- the glulb gene encoding glutamine synthetase: MATSESASLSKAVKQQYMELPQGDKVQAMYIWIDGTGEGLRCKTRTLDSEPKTIQDLPEWNFDGSSTYQSEGSNSDMYLIPAAMFRDPFRKDPNKLVLCEVLKYNRKPAETNLRQTCKKIMEMVENQVPWFGMEQEYTILGTDGHPFGWPSNGFPGPQGPYYCGVGADKAYGRDIVEAHYRACLYAGVQICGTNAEVMPAQWEFQVGPCEGINMADHLWAARFILHRVCEDFGVVASFDPKPIPGNWNGAGCHTNFSTKEMRNEGGLRAIEDSIEKLGKRHSYHIRAYDPKGGLDNARRLTGRHETSNIHEFSAGVANRGASIRIPRSVGQEKKGYFEDRRPSANCDPYAVTEALIRTCLLSEEGDEPVEYGK, encoded by the exons ATGGCCACATCGGAGAGTGCAAGTTTGAGTAAAGCTGTTAAGCAGCAGTATATGGAACTCCCTCAAGGAGATAAGGTCCAGGCCATGTACATTTGGATAGATGGGACTGGAGAGGGGCTCCGCTGTAAGACCAGAACTTTGGACTCTGAACCAAAGACCATTCAAG ATCTACCAGAGTGGAACTTTGATGGTTCCAGTACGTACCAGTCTGAGGGGTCAAACAGTGACATGTACCTTATCCCAGCTGCCATGTTTAGAGACCCTTTCAGAAAAGATCCCAACAAATTGGTCCTGTGTGAAGTCCTTAAATACAACCGCAAGCCAGCAG AAACCAACCTCCGTCAGACATGTAAGAAGATCATGGAGATGGTGGAGAACCAGGTGCCCTGGTTCGGCATGGAACAGGAGTACACCATCCTGGGAACAGACGGACATCCTTTTGGTTGGCCCTCCAATGGCTTCCCTGGACCACAAG GGCCCTATTACTGTGGCGTGGGAGCCGACAAGGCGTATGGTAGAGACATTGTAGAAGCCCACTACAGGGCCTGTCTTTATGCCGGGGTTCAAATTTGTGGCACCAATGCTGAAGTCATGCCAGCTCAG TGGGAGTTCCAGGTGGGGCCGTGTGAAGGGATCAACATGGCCGACCACCTCTGGGCAGCTCGGTTCATCCTCCACCGGGTGTGCGAGGACTTCGGCGTGGTGGCCTCCTTCGACCCCAAGCCCATCCCTGGGAACTGGAACGGCGCCGGTTGCCATACCAACTTCAGCACCAAGGAAATGAGGAACGAGGGTGGGCTGAG GGCCATTGAGGATTCCATCGAGAAGCTGGGGAAGAGGCACAGCTACCACATCCGTGCCTATGATCCAAAAGGGGGGCTGGACAACGCCCGGCGCCTGACTGGTCGCCACGAAACATCCAACATCCACGAGTTCTCAGCCGGCGTGGCGAACCGCGGAGCCAGCATCCGCATCCCCCGCTCAGTGGGTCAGGAAAAGAAGGGCTACTTCGAGGACCGCCGCCCGTCTGCTAACTGTGACCCATACGCAGTCACAGAAGCTCTGATACGCACATGTCTGCTCAGCGAAGAGGGGGATGAGCCAGTCGAATACGGAAAATGA